One window from the genome of Yarrowia lipolytica chromosome 1B, complete sequence encodes:
- a CDS encoding uncharacterized protein (Compare to YALI0B22374g, similar to Saccharomyces cerevisiae RTG2 (YGL252C); ancestral locus Anc_3.579, similar to uniprot|P32608 Saccharomyces cerevisiae YGL252C Retrograde regulation protein 2) codes for MKSSLRAIVDIGSNGIRFSISSVSPNHARIIPCLYLDRAPINLFDDSPPPTETEEDENDGQSSVNTNTGPPAPAPGHTSRSIPKHVVVDVCQSMLRFKNTCADFGVGEDYIDVLATEAVAEAPNGEEFRAMVKETVGWDVQIMSLRDEALYEAYGVASAFFHVNGLYMDLGGGSAVISWMVCENGKFSLCRDPVKLPYGAAAITRRLMVNREDPTDLYNEMEAALKHAVDHITQDDSSPLLQSMHKYAKQTGGYKLYVSGGGFRGLGHLLLSQSGQYPLPVINGFSTTGHAIRELSQSLKSEVMELYEQSEPPSLATSAQNSASASNTHTPASSPPPQPADLQKIFARKKKNFRISSRRASQIPAVSLFISAAVAAFPRIRKILFSQGGIREGVLFAKMTESIRNLDPVIVATSPYAGLLAPSYAKVLTGCIPPAAPQLITQRLVGALCNTIFVHSSYPKEVQPFIALQVASSGVISGAHGLSHEIRALLGLSLCHRWGGDLADKTFYNSLVDIVQPKDLCWWACFCGAIMHVVCGVYPGGNIKGYPFEITVSDVWESAATNESNSSPIPSFGFELTIRASKSHPNLAAPSVRNRINGLGKRMKRLRKEFGGRKVEVVVEWY; via the coding sequence ATGAAATCAAGTCTCCGAGCAATAGTGGACATTGGCTCCAACGGTATCCGGTTCAGCATCTCGTCCGTCAGCCCCAACCACGCCCGCATCATCCCCTGTCTCTATCTCGATCGCGCCCCCATCAATCTTTTTGACGACTCTCCACCTcccacagaaacagaagaggATGAAAACGACGGCCAAAGCTCCGTCAACACAAATACAGGGCCACCGGCGCCCGCTCCAGGCCACACCTCCAGATCTATCCCCAAGCACGTGGTTGTGGACGTCTGTCAGTCCATGCTCCGGTTCAAAAACACCTGTGCAGACTTTGGAGTAGGAGAAGATTACATTGACGTGCTAGCTACCGAAGCCGTGGCGGAGGCGCCCAATGGAGAAGAGTTCCGGGCCATGGTCAAGGAAACTGTCGGCTGGGACGTCCAGATCATGTCTCTCAGAGACGAGGCACTCTACGAAGCCTACGGAGTCGCATCGGCATTCTTCCACGTCAACGGACTCTACATGGATCTCGGAGGCGGCTCGGCCGTGATCTCGTGGATGGTATGTGAGAACGGAAAGTTCTCCCTGTGCAGAGATCCCGTCAAACTTCCATATGGCGCTGCCGCCATCACCCGACGTCTCATGGTTAATAGAGAAGATCCTACCGACCTGTACAATGAAATGGAGGCTGCTCTTAAGCACGCCGTAGACCATATCACACAGGACGACAGCTCTCCTTTGCTTCAATCCATGCATAAATATGCCAAACAGACTGGAGGATACAAGCTGTACGTTTCGGGAGGAGGTTTCCGAGGTCTGGGGCACCTCCTACTGTCCCAATCGGGCCAATACCCTCTCCCTGTCATCAATGGCTTCTCTACCACCGGTCACGCCATCCGTGAGCTTTCCCAGAGCCTTAAGTCGGAGGTTATGGAGCTGTACGAACAATCTGAGCCCCCTTCACTGGCTACTTCTGCCCAGAACTCTGCCAGCGCCTCAAACACTCACACCCCGGCTTCCTCGCCGCCGCCACAGCCTGCAGATTTGCAGAAAATCTTTGcccgaaagaagaagaacttccGAATCTCCTCTCGACGAGCCTCCCAGATTCCGGCTGTGTCGCTTTTCATTTCGGCTGCGGTGGCTGCATTCCCCCGGATCAGAAAGATTCTCTTTTCCCAGGGTGGTATTCGTGAGGGCGTCCTCTTTGCCAAGATGACTGAGTCCATTCGAAACCTGGACCCCGTCATAGTCGCTACTTCTCCTTATGCTGGTCTGTTGGCCCCCTCTTACGCCAAGGTTCTCACAGGCTGCAttcctcctgctgctcctcagcTCATTACTCAGCGACTGGTTGGAGCGCTCTGTAACACCATTTTTGTCCACTCCTCGTaccccaaggaggtgcAACCCTTCATTGCTCTGCAGGTTGCATCTTCGGGCGTCATTTCTGGCGCTCACGGTCTCAGCCATGAGATAAGAGCCCTTCTGGgactctctctctgtcaTCGATGGGGTGGTGATTTGGCTGACAAGACTTTCTACAACTCCCTGGTAGACATTGTGCAGCCCAAGGATCTCTGCTGGTGGGCCTGTTTCTGTGGAGCTATCATGCATGTGGTTTGTGGAGTCTACCCCGGTGGGAACATTAAGGGATACCCCTTCGAGATCACCGTGTCGGACGTGTGGGAATCTGCCGCAACTAACGAGTCCAACTCATCACCAATTCCTTCCTTTGGCTTTGAGCTAACCATCAGAGCCAGCAAGTCACATCCTAACCTGGCTGCCCCCAGTGTGAGAAACCGAATCAACGGTCTTGGAAAGCGAATGAAGCGTCTTCGAAAGGAGTTTGGGGGAAGAAAAGTGGAAGTTGTGGTGGAATGGTATTAA
- a CDS encoding uncharacterized protein (Compare to YALI0B22396g, similar to Saccharomyces cerevisiae TRS23 (YDR246W); ancestral locus Anc_8.476, highly similar to uniprot|Q9P3N1 Neurospora crassa), with translation MTVYALYILNKAGGLIFQRDYGTELAKLSSNDYLVLAGTFHGVHAISAKLSPIEGSSGIQTMETEKYALTCFQTVTGIKFLLITDLRQQFVDSVLKRVYQLFADYVMKSPFYQLDMPIRCTLFDLHLNKYLESVS, from the coding sequence ATGACCGTGTATGCACTCTACATTCTCAACAAAGCCGGCGGTCTCATTTTCCAGCGAGATTACGGCACAGAGCTCGCCAAACTGTCGTCAAACGACTATCTTGTGCTGGCCGGTACGTTCCATGGAGTGCACGCCATCTCTGCCAAACTGTCGCCGATTGAAGGGTCATCAGGCATCCAGACAATGGAGACGGAAAAATACGCGCTCACGTGTTTCCAGACGGTCACTGGCATCAAATTTTTACTCATCACAGACCTGCGACAGCAGTTTGTCGACTCGGTGCTCAAACGGGTCTACCAGCTGTTTGCGGACTACGTCATGAAATCGCCATTCTACCAGCTAGACATGCCAATCCGATGTACCCTTTTCGACCTGCATCTCAACAAGTACCTCGAGTCGGTGAGCTAG
- a CDS encoding uncharacterized protein (Compare to YALI0B22418g, no similarity) yields the protein MGNTQRCWICLGTEEDPPPSDQGYKWRHPCQCSLTAHELCLLDWVQEVVQSHPEKVAESDSSRHNHRIIVPCPQCKADIVIEDETPWLLYVRQKVEQGMGHALMYTVFATTGAAATYFVHSTLYGLGALAIRSFCTPDMATELLRIRITPTAIEILPPTLNQTMLIPLIPVVLVGSRFGTHMLGGILPLARLASVPPHRYFDDYHIFTWLPLMKVIYDKIYSVTVYRALRHFAVQARPQLFQEHTNGVPVEGEDATLLLEEEAAALQAQVEQNNVPGAFPRGNNEAPGLAPGLQDIGRELMRLRTNGDDAAYDAVMQTLVNRARDEHGFVDAEQVMGFLEGFFDELTLENDVTIDELMLRLEEYRDERENAAAEEDNNFGQLGLFNRILEQAVGAIGNNQQQQQAPQPTNSSDPDISWILGQYSLITRVGNALLFPLYCGAMGGLLSGIPLVRNVFTTRVRRNILGGVLLILLRDGFNIVTAYLRVRQLTSKRVRNFRPQRREDNPTTNRPRGMFPRVHFTISNV from the coding sequence ATGGGAAACACTCAGAGATGCTGGATCTGTCTGGGCACTGAGGAAGACCCGCCTCCCTCGGACCAGGGATACAAGTGGAGACACCCCTGCCAATGTTCGCTCACGGCCCACGAGCTGTGCCTACTGGACTGGGTCCAGGAGGTGGTCCAGAGCCATCCTGAAAAGGTGGCCGAATCGGACTCTAGTCGCCACAACCACAGAATCATTGTGCCTTGTCCTCAGTGCAAGGCCGATATTGTCATCGAAGACGAAACTCCATGGCTTCTCTATGTGCGACAAAAGGTGGAGCAAGGAATGGGGCATGCTCTCATGTACACGGTATTTGCCACCACAGGAGCTGCAGCCACCTATTTCGTCCATTCCACACTCTATGGACTCGGTGCCCTGGCTATTCGAAGCTTCTGCACGCCAGATATGGCCACAGAACTTCTTCGAATCAGAATCACACCCACAGCCATCGAGATTCTCCCTCCCACCCTCAATCAGACCATGTTGATTCCTCTCATCCCTGTGGTTCTGGTTGGATCTCGGTTTGGAACACACATGCTGGGCGGCATTCTACCTCTGGCCCGTCTGGCTTCCGTGCCCCCTCACAGATACTTTGATGATTACCACATCTTCACGTGGCTGCCGCTCATGAAGGTCATTTACGACAAGATCTACAGCGTGACGGTATATCGAGCTCTGCGACACTTTGCAGTCCAGGCTCGCCCTCAGCTGTTCCAGGAGCACACAAATGGTGTTCCTGTCGAGGGAGAGGACGCCACACTTctgctggaagaggaggctgctgctcttcaGGCCCAGGTAGAGCAGAACAATGTGCCTGGGGCCTTCCCTCGGGGCAACAACGAGGCTCCAGGCCTTGCACCCGGCCTGCAGGACATTGGCCGAGAGCTGATGCGTCTGCGAACAAATGGAGACGACGCTGCGTATGATGCTGTGATGCAAACGCTGGTGAATCGCGCACGTGACGAGCACGGGTTTGTGGACGCAGAGCAGGTCATGGGATTCCTTGAGGGCTTCTTCGATGAACTGACTCTCGAAAATGACGTCACGATCGACGAGCTAATGCTGCGGCTGGAGGAGTATCGGGATGAGCGAGAGAACGCAGCCGCTGAAGAAGACAACAACTTTGGACAGCTGGGCCTGTTCAACCGAATCCTGGAACAGGCCGTTGGTGCGATTGGTaacaaccagcagcaacagcaggcTCCCCAGCCTACAAACAGCTCGGATCCCGATATTTCGTGGATCCTGGGCCAATACTCCCTCATCACCCGGGTGGGCAACGCGCTGTTGTTCCCTCTGTACTGTGGAGCCATGGGAGGACTTCTGTCCGGCATTCCTCTGGTACGAAACGTGTTCACAACACGTGTCCGACGCAACATTCTGGGCGGCGTCCTGCTCATCCTGCTGCGAGACGGATTTAACATTGTGACGGCATATCTCCGCGTTCGACAACTCACGTCGAAGCGGGTTCGTAACTTTCGGCCCCAACGCCGAGAAGACAATCCCACTACTAATCGCCCTCGTGGCATGTTCCCTCGTGTTCATTTTACCATTAGCAATGTCTGA
- a CDS encoding uncharacterized protein (Compare to YALI0B22440g, similar to uniprot|Q9SK84 Arabidopsis thaliana Putative phospho-2-dehydro-3-deoxyheptonate aldolase 1): protein MPPKVVITDPTPLKASEGAKSAAKLRSKSKEAAQLPKPNLGDAWAPTSWQSKPITQDVVYDDYTGVEAALEKLESLPPLVSPFEIEKLRTKLAHAANGKAFVLQGGDCAELFDYCTQDRIESKLKVLMQMSLVLLWGTGLPVVRIGRIAGQYAKPRSKLTEEVDGKTINSFRGDNINGFDVSDRKPDPARLVSSYFHSAATLNYIRCVLASGFADLRKVDWSLEHVQNPETKERYQKTLDAITEGLQFMHTIGADTAQDMQTIDFFTSHEALLLEYEQSLTREANGHHYNTSAHFIWIGDRTRQLDGAHVEFFRGVRNPIGIKVGPTMKADELVRLLDIVDANHEDGRVTLITRYGASKVKELLPAHIKAVQSSGHKVVWMSDPCHGNTQTSTVTKLKTRHVDDIVEELRQALEIHRECGSKLNGAHLELTGDAVTECIGGSAGLCDEDLVVRYDTVCDPRLSLSQSLDVSFLIADSMRAQK, encoded by the coding sequence ATGCCACCCAAAGTCGTTATTACCGATCCCACGCCCCTAAAGGCCTCCGAAGGCGCAAAGTCCGCCGCCAAGCTGCGAtccaagtccaaggaggctgcccaGCTCCCCAAGCCCAACCTGGGCGACGCCTGGGCCCCCACTTCCTGGCAGTCCAAGCCCATCACTCAGGACGTTGTCTACGACGACTACACCGGAGTGGAGGCCGcactggagaagctggagtCCCTGCCTCCTCTGGTTTCGCCCtttgagattgagaagctgcGAACCAAGCTCGCCCACGCTGCTAACGGCAAGGCCTTTGTTCTCCAGGGAGGAGACTGTGCCGAGCTGTTTGATTACTGCACACAGGACCGAATTGAGTCCAAGCTCAAAGTTCTGATGCAAATGTCGCTGGTACTGCTGTGGGGAACTGGACTTCCCGTGGTTCGAATCGGCCGAATTGCCGGCCAGTACGCCAAGCCCCGATCCAAGCtcaccgaggaggtggacggCAAGACTATCAACTCTTTCCGAGGAGACAACATCAACGGCTTTGATGTGTCGGACCGAAAGCCCGATCCGGCCCGTCTGGTGTCCTCCTACTTCCACTCGGCAGCCACTCTCAACTACATTCGATGTGTGCTTGCGTCTGGCTTTGCCGATCTGCGAAAGGTGGACTGGTCGCTGGAACACGTCCAGAACCCTGAGACCAAGGAACGATACCAGAAGACTCTGGACGCCATCACCGAGGGTCTGCAGTTCATGCACACCATTGGAGCCGACACTGCCCAAGATATGCAGACCATTGACTTCTTCACTTCCCACGAGGCTCTACTTCTGGAGTACGAGCAGTCTCTGACCCGAGAGGCCAATGGGCACCATTACAACACCTCCGCACACTTCATTTGGATCGGAGATCGAACCAGACAGCTCGACGGAGCCCACGTGGAGTTCTTCCGAGGAGTGCGAAACCCCATTGGAATCAAGGTCGGACCCACAATGAAAGCCGACGAGCTGGTGCGACTACTGGACATTGTGGACGCCAACCACGAGGACGGACGAGTCACCCTTATCACTCGATACGGTGCCTCCAAGGTGAAGGAGCTGCTTCCTGCCCATATCAAGGCTGTTCAGTCATCTGGACATAAGGTTGTATGGATGTCTGATCCTTGCCACGGCAATACCCAGACTTCTACCGtcaccaagctcaagaccCGTCACGTGGACGACATTGTTGAGGAGCTGCGACAGGCTTTGGAGATCCACCGGGAGTGTGGTAGCAAGCTCAACGGCGCCCATCTCGAGCTCACCGGAGACGCTGTAACCGAGTGCATTGGAGGTTCTGCTGGTCTGTGCGACGAGGATCTCGTTGTGAGATACGACACTGTGTGCGACCCTCGACTGTCTTTGTCTCAGTCTCTGGATGTGTCCTTCCTTATTGCAGACAGCATGAGAGCCCAGAAGTAG
- a CDS encoding uncharacterized protein (Compare to YALI0B22462g, no similarity): MLSLSEHIYSAGFLRGELSDVKIVAFQKEYNLHKLILDRSPYFHSLFSAKWDTEGRPVHHLDFSIDHNITEQAFDQCLQRLYGGAEDPSEILGFPERVSAAFELFATANFLNLTDLVDFCLLLIINSLTKFTVAETLCFALENHYPQSDTIIDSCKSFLCAEGSEMSYLQWSRIPIPIVVEVVSSDGFFIQSEWERCMWVVGFLTEEDYLSDFNNNESPIEPEVEEDSDSSSNFDIGLEKLSLNAEINLSTPTGSYTELNRLGTEPIGSPEQVKKASSSTASAQTEEDECDIETQSTSSLDSEIASQLHELTKAIHYCHLSLAQLQHLEKIKDKRGKLLFDKSVLQEGLWQQMKLKQLVLSTGDDRLDVCMSTKQLMAMGAENEDDAELFYPVPSHDKSVAGRRSNDAITAKDYYTGRCDPEAPLETSDPDAQVTFSPFPPFRFSVKFDDISQLKGESKLYTDNAVWYAGTWWSVYLQKINKKSPQLGVYLHREARTQRDLATGANSSYTLLSGKSTAKSTVGLDDTTTMELKTEPRLVSFPATEQPADYNDDRPQIMSYFEIYTPSKRGKNLTCFSSSPSAFSCAQSWGWRSSSLYHYAEENAKQHTRASLKFMVVIGVV, translated from the coding sequence ATGCTGTCTCTATCAGAACACATTTACTCTGCCGGCTTCCTCAGGGGAGAACTCTCTGATGTCAAGATTGTGGCGTTCCAGAAGGAGTACAACCTACACAAACTCATCCTCGACCGCTCGCCATACTTCCACTCGCTGTTCTCGGCTAAATGGGACACAGAAGGGCGACCTGTTCATCATCTAGATTTCTCCATCGATCACAACATCACAGAGCAGGCATTTGACCAATGTCTTCAGCGGCTATATGGAGGAGCGGAGGACCCGTCGGAGATTCTGGGGTTCCCGGAGCGAGTGTCTGCAGCATTCGAGCTGTTCGCCACAGCCAACTTCCTCAATCTGACCGACCTAGTTGACTTCTGTCTGTTGTTGATCATAAACTCGCTGACGAAATTCACAGTGGCCGAGACCCTGTGTTTTGCATTGGAGAACCACTACCCTCAAAGTGATACAATCATCGACTCCTGCAAATCCTTCCTGTGCGCTGAGGGCTCAGAGATGTCCTACCTCCAATGGTCTCGTATCCCCATTCCCattgtggtggaggtggtgtcCTCAGACGGCTTCTTCATCCAGTCAGAGTGGGAGAGATGCATGTGGGTAGTAGGCTTTCTCACCGAAGAAGACTACCTCAGTGATTTCAACAATAACGAGAGTCCCATCGAACCCGAAGTTGAGGAGGACTCAGACTCATCGTCCAACTTCGACATTGGTCTCGAAAAGCTCTCATTGAATGCAGAAATCAACCTCAGCACGCCTACAGGCTCATACACCGAACTGAATCGTCTTGGGACCGAGCCAATTGGTAGTCCTGAGCAAGTCAAGAAGGCCTCCTCTTCTACTGCCTCGGCCcagaccgaggaggatgaaTGTGACATCGAGACCCAGTCCACCTCATCGCTGGACTCAGAAATTGCATCTCAGCTCCACGAACTCACAAAGGCCATCCACTACTGTCACCTGTCTCTAGCTCAACTTCAGCATCTagagaagatcaaggacaagcGTGGAAAGCTGCTTTTTGACAAGAGCGTGCTTCAAGAAGGTCTCTGGCAGCAAATGAAGCTGAAACAGCTGGTTCTGAGCACTGGAGATGACCGTCTGGACGTGTGTATGTCCACCAAGCAGCTGATGGCTATGGGTGCCGAGAATGAAGACGACGCCGAGTTGTTCTATCCCGTTCCTTCGCACGATAAGAGTGTCGCTGGTCGACGATCTAACGATGCCATCACAGCCAAAGACTACTATACGGGTAGATGTGATCCTGAAGCGCCTCTAGAGACTTCTGATCCCGATGCTCAGGTGACCTTCTCCCCTTTCCCCCCCTTTAGATTCTCTGTCAAGTTCGACGACATTAGTCAGCTCAAGGGAGAGAGTAAACTGTATACGGATAATGCAGTTTGGTACGCAGGTACATGGTGGAGTGTGTATCTGCAGaagatcaacaagaagaGTCCCCAGCTGGGTGTCTATTTGCATCGAGAGGCTCGAACCCAACGGGATCTGGCCACAGGGGCCAACTCGTCCTACACGCTACTTTCGGGAAAGAGCACTGCCAAGTCAACCGTTGGTTTGGATGACACGACCACCATGGAGCTCAAGACTGAGCCTCGGCTGGTGAGTTTCCCTGCCACTGAGCAGCCTGCTGATTACAACGACGACCGGCCTCAGATCATGAGTTATTTTGAGATCTACACCCCATCCAAGCGGGGTAAGAACCTCACCTGtttctcgtcttctccgtcCGCCTTTTCCTGTGCTCAGAGCTGGGGCTGGAGATCGTCTTCGCTTTATCACTACGCTGAGGAGAACGCCAAGCAGCATACTCGGGCCAGTCTCAAGTTCATGGTAGTGATCGGTGTCGTTTAG